Within the Cupriavidus necator N-1 genome, the region AACGCGATTGACGTCGGCATAGCGCCGCCCAATCCCAGCCCGGTCAGGAAACGGAGAGCAACCAGCATCTCCAGCGAGGTCGATGCGGCAGACACCACAGTGCCAAGGCCGAAGATCGCCACGGAGAGCAGCATCACCCGCTTGCGGCCGATCCTGTCCGCCAGTGGCCCGATCAACAAGGCGCCTACCAGCAAACCGAAGAGGCCAGCACTGAACGCCGGCGCCATGTCCGAAACGGCCAGGCCCCATTCCTGCCGCAAGGCCGGCGCGATATAGCCGATTGCCGCCGTGTCGAATCCATCGAGCGCGACGATCAACCCGCACAAGGCCAGCACCACGATCTGGAATCGAGACAGGCGGCTCTGGTCCACTATGTCTTCGATTTCGACTACCTTTTCATCCTTCATGTCTCACCCCTCGGGCAGCTCGGGCTGCCTCATCTGTAAATTGGGAGTCTGTTGGCGCCCTAGGCCGATCCGATCGCCGCACCCTCCGAATCGCCGGCTGTCAGGTATTCCCACATCCGTTCGAAGATCCGGCCAACGCGAGTCGCCCGCAACTCGGCGTCCGCCTGCGGGATGACTGCGGCAAGGTCGCTCAGTCCCGCACCGCGCAGTGCGAGATCCATGCGCGCCGCGTCTTCCAGGTACCACGTCAGTACCACCGCATCCTCAAGCGAGGCACCGGCGACCACGGCGCCGTTGCCCCGCATCACCACCGCGCTGGCCGTACCCAGGGTTTTGACCACGGCTGCCGCCTGCTCAGGCGTGCGGACCAGTTGCGGGTCGTCCCACAGCGGCACCCCGGCGGAGAAGTACGTGCCAATGCCGTGCAGGCAGCGCGGTGTCAGGCGCGCTGCCGACAACGCCATCACTGCCGGTGGCATGCTGCGAACGACACCGCCAATGTGTGGATGCAGCCGGTAAATCTCCTGGTGAATGCGGACTTCGCCCAGCACGCCCTCAGGAAGCGCCCCGTTGACGTTCACCACCGTGCCGATGTCGCTTTCACCGATCAGCCCCATCGGTTTGGCTGCACACACCAGAAACTCGCTTGGGCTGAGGCGGACGCTGCAATGTCCATAGGCGTGCGCGAGATGAGCGCGACCGATCGCGCGTGCTGCTACACGCAGGAGGCGTTGTTGCGCATCCACGAGAGTGGAGGTTGTGCTCATGAGCGGAACTCGGCAATGTCCGGCTTGGCACCCCACATGCAAAAGGATGACGAAGTACCGTTGGGAAAATGACGGGGGCGGTAGGTCTTCTCGTCCTCCTCCGTGATGGTCCTGACGCCAGTCGAGTACTCGTAGATCATGTCGTCCGGGCCTTCGAAATAGAGGAATACGGCGCCCGAGGTGGGATGCCGGCCCGGGCCAAACAGGATGCGGACGCCCCGTTCGCGCAACAGGTAGTAAGACCGCATCAGGTCGTCGACACTCTCCACCTGGTGGTTGATATGCTGGACGCCGGCGTATGTGGAAGGGAACAGCGCGATCTTGTGGTGGATCTCGTCGATTCGCAGCAGCGGCGCTTCGCCGATCCAGTCACTGACCTTTGCATTGCAAAGCCCCGTCCAGAACGTTTCGTCGCGCGCCGGATTGGTCGAACGCAAGCCGATGTGGCTGAAGCCGGTGATGCCGGCATCGCGCGATGGAAAATAACGACGACCACTGTGGTCGGGCGCGACAACGAGATCGATGCTGTTGCCCGACGGATCATGAAAGTTGATAAAGGCACCGACCCGTCGTAACTCGCACTGCTCTTTCGAGCCGGTGACGACACGCACGTCGTTGCGATCGAGCAAGTCGGCGGCCGCGGCCAGCTCGGCGTGCGACGCTACCTCAAAGGCGGCAGTGTGGTCTTTGGGATCGCCCTCGAAATAGCACAGCGTGTGGTCGCGGCTGTCCGAGCGGAAGTAGAGGGTGCCTTTCTCGCGATGCGCGACCTCCAAGCCCAGCATCTGCGTGGCGTACCGCTCACAACCCTTCAGGTCGCGCGTCCCAAGACGCACATAACGGATATCGGAAAGGTGAATCATCGGGTCTCCTGTTGATCGCCGCCGGCAAATCACGGGACAGGAGGATTCAGGCACGCGCTTCCCCGGTCACAGCGTGAACCGGCTTGGCTACGTTCGTCTCCTGTCCCGCTGGCGTTGATGCTGATGCAACATCCTGCCGGCTGGTTTTGTGCAAATGTAGCCGCGCCGAACGCATAGACAAAGCAAATTGTTATAATTCAGATTATTTGCTTTTCAAATATTTATGCGACTCGATCTGAATTTGCTGCGGGTCTTGCTGGCGATCTACGACACCGGTAGCGTGACGGCAGCGGCCAGGCGCCTGAAGATGAGCCAGCCGGCGACCAGCGCCGCCCTCGCCCGGTTGCGCGAGTCATTGGGGGATGCCCTGTTTATCCGGCAGGCTGATGGCATGTCGCCTACGCCCCGCGCGCAAAGCCTGGCGGGCAAGGCAAGGGAAGTTCTGGACGCCATCGATCACGATATGCTGCGGGCGCCGGAATTTGAGCCGGGGGTGTGCAGAGATGAATTTGTCTTTTGCCTGAGCGCGATCGGAGAGATCGTGTTTTTGCCAAAGCTGGTGCAGCACATCCGTGCTACGGCCCCGTCGGCGCGCATCCGTGGCGTCAGCCTCGCTC harbors:
- a CDS encoding class II aldolase/adducin family protein; this encodes MSTTSTLVDAQQRLLRVAARAIGRAHLAHAYGHCSVRLSPSEFLVCAAKPMGLIGESDIGTVVNVNGALPEGVLGEVRIHQEIYRLHPHIGGVVRSMPPAVMALSAARLTPRCLHGIGTYFSAGVPLWDDPQLVRTPEQAAAVVKTLGTASAVVMRGNGAVVAGASLEDAVVLTWYLEDAARMDLALRGAGLSDLAAVIPQADAELRATRVGRIFERMWEYLTAGDSEGAAIGSA
- a CDS encoding VOC family protein, which gives rise to MIHLSDIRYVRLGTRDLKGCERYATQMLGLEVAHREKGTLYFRSDSRDHTLCYFEGDPKDHTAAFEVASHAELAAAADLLDRNDVRVVTGSKEQCELRRVGAFINFHDPSGNSIDLVVAPDHSGRRYFPSRDAGITGFSHIGLRSTNPARDETFWTGLCNAKVSDWIGEAPLLRIDEIHHKIALFPSTYAGVQHINHQVESVDDLMRSYYLLRERGVRILFGPGRHPTSGAVFLYFEGPDDMIYEYSTGVRTITEEDEKTYRPRHFPNGTSSSFCMWGAKPDIAEFRS